TTCGAATGCAGAGATGGTTGCAAAAGTAAAAGCAGCATCTTCAAACGTACCTTCGATTAAAGGAGTGTATGCCTTCGATAAAGTAGATGGAGCAAAAAGCTGGATGGAATTAGTGAATGATGGAAAACAAAATCCAAAAGTAAACGAAATTGAAGCCATCAAAAACAGCATTCAACCGAACGACCTTTTTTCAATTTTATATACTTCCGGAACAACCGGAAATCCGAAAGGTGTAATGCTTTCCCACAACAATTTAATTAGTAATTCTATTGCTTGCCAAGTACTTGCTCCATTTGAGCATACTTGGATTGGATTGAGCTTTCTTCCTTTAAATCACGTTTACGAACGCATGTTGAGCACCCTCTACTTTTACCTAGGTGTATCGGTGTATTATGCAGAAAGCATAGAAACAATTGGCGACAATTTAAAAGAAGTAAAGCCGCAAATATTCGGAACGGTTCCACGCTTATTGGAAAAAGTATATGATAAAATTGTTGCCAAAGGCGAAGAACAAACAGGAATCAAAAAGAAGTTGTTTTTCTGGGCGCTTGATTTAGGCTTGCGTTATGAACTGAATGGTGCAAACGGATGGTGGTATGAGTTCCAATTAAAAATTGCCAACAAACTTATTTTCTCTAAATGGAGAGAAGCGTTGGGTGGAAATGTAGTTGCTGTTGCTTCCGGTGGAGCGGCCCTTCAACCACGTTTAGCACGGGTATTTCAAGCGGCACGCATTATTGTTCTAGAAGGCTATGGATTAACTGAAACCTCTCCTGTTATTGCCGTAAATAATTTTTTGCCAAATGGTATCAAGTTCGGAACGGTAGGACCATTAATTGATAAAGTTTCTGTGAAGATAGCCGAAGATGGAGAAATTTTAGTAAAAGGACCGAACGTGATGTTGGGTTATTATAATCGTCCAGATGCAACAGCGGAAGTAATGGACAGCGAAGGCTGGTTTCATACCGGTGACATCGGAATATTTGAAGAGAATCGCTTCTTAAAAATTACTGATCGTAAAAAAGAAATTTTTAAAACCTCTGGTGGTAAATACATTGCTCCGGTAATGATTGAAAACAAACTCAAAGAATCGCCATTTATTGAACAAGTAATGGTTATTGGAGAAAATCAAAAATTTGCATCCGCATTGATTGTTCCTGCATTTATTTTCTTAAAAGAATATTGCAAACGCAAAGAAATTGAGTTTACCAGCAATGAAGAGGTTATTAAAAATCCAATCATCATTGCACGCATCAACAAAGAAGTTGAAAAAACGAATGCCACCTTGGCGCAATACGAAAAAATTAAACGACCTGCATTGCTTTCTCGTGAATGGAGTATCGATAAAAACGAAATGACTCCCAAACTTTCATTAAAACGAAAAGTTATTATGGCAGCCAATAAAGAAATAATCGAAAGTATTTACGCAGCAGAATAGATGAGCATATGTCTACCAAAAAGAATCACAAGCACAAACCACACGAAACAAAAGCGAAAGAGCAATCTCCTTCGTTTTCAATTGATAAAAAATTAGTTCTTAAACTTTCTTTGGTTCTTGCACTCGTTGCATTTCTGCTGTATTCGAATACACTCAAGCATCAATTTGTATTGGACGACTATTCTGTCATCAAAGAAAATCAATTAACAAAAGGCGGAACGGCTTCTCTGAAAGAAATTTTTTCGAGCAGCTATCGAGAAGGATATGGTAATAACGAAAACAATCTTTATCGTCCTCTTTCAAAAGCAATGTTTGCGATTGAATGGCAAATCTCTCCCGACAATGCTCATTTTCACCATTTGATAAATGTTTTGATGTACGCATTGGTTTGTGTACTTCTATTTATCGTTTTGCTGCGCTATACAAAATTCAACATCTATTTATTGTTTCTCACCGTACTCATTTTTGCCGCCCATCCAATTCATACTGAAGTAGTGGCAAATATTAAAAGTCGGGATGAAATCTCCAGCATGCTCTTTATCTTATTATCCTTGCTATGCATTCACAAATACCTTTCAACCAACAAAATTTTAATGTTGATTGGAACATTGATTTGTTTCTTTCTGGCTCTTCTATCAAAGGAATCTGCAATTGTTTATGTGGCATTGGCACCGTTGTTTATTTATTTTTTTACAAACACATCTTTCAAAAACAACATCAAAATAACGGGAGCGCTTACTATTGTTGCAATAGTATACATGATGCTTCATGTTAAAATCATTGGAAGTATTGGCATTGATAACATTCCGGTAATCGACAATTCATTGCTTTACACCACCAATGTGTTTTATCAAAAAGCAACGGCAATCTTGATTATGGGAAAATACTTTTTATTGATGTTATTCCCTCATCCATTGTCATGTGATTATTCTTTTGACACCATTCCGTTAGTTACATCCTTTGCAAACATTGGATTTTTGTTGGCATTATTTTTTCATGTATTCTTATTGTATTATGCCATCAAAAAAATAAAAGAAAAACACTTACTCTCATTTCTTATTTTATTTTATTTAGTAAGTATGGCGTTGGCATCAAACATATTCATGCTGATTGGAACGCACTTAGCAGAGCGTTTATTATTCTTCCCTTCTGTCGCTTTTTGTCTTGCTGCAGTTTATTTCTTGAGTAGATTATTTAAAATGGACATGGCTGATCATTCAGCAAAATTAAATTCGCTATTCAAAGTGAACACCACATTACTCGCAATTGTTGGAGTGGTGATGGTTTTGTATTCAGCAAAAACATATTCCCGCAATAAAGATTGGAAATCAGACACCACCTTATTTGGTCGCGATTTAGAAACCGTTCCGAATAGTGCTCACATGCTCTTTTATTATGCAAACAACTTAGCAAACAAGGATTCATTAAATGCAGTTAAAAATCCGATTGAGCGTGAGCAACGTTTAATAAAAGCACAAAAGAGTATCACGAAAGCACTCCAACTATATGAATTGTTTCCTGATGCACACAATGTAGCCGGAAGAGTTTACTACGAACAAAAAAATTACGAAGCAGCATTTAAAAGTTACAGCAGAGCTTTAGAAATGAATCCCGGAAAGGGAATGTATCACAACAATGCAGGAACCTGTTTATTCTCTGTTGGAAAATTTGATGAAGCAGCAAGAGCATTTGAGAAAGCGGTTCAAATCGACAAATACGATGTGGATGCACAATGTAATTTAGGAAGTGCATATGGAGCAATGGGTGAATCTTATAAGAATCAAAAAGATATGGCCAATGCCAATAAGATGTTTCTGATTGCGATTGAACATTTTAAAAAGGCAACAGAGATCGATCCGAATTATAAGTCGGCATACCAATTTATTGGAATCACCTACAATAATATTGGCGATACAGCAAATGGAGATATTTGGCTAAAGAAAGCTGCGAGAATAAAGTAACAGCTACTTACTTTTCTGCAAGAATCTTCTCAATTACATTGCTCAAATTCTCGTAATCAACATATCCTTTTGCGATAAGGTAAAACTGATTGTCTTTCACCAATATCACGGCAGGAAATCCCGTAATGCCCCACTCCTGAATCATTTTAAAAAGGTTGGTGGTTTCCATTCTGAATTCGTCCGAGTTCAACTTTTGCAAAAATGAATCGGGATCAATTCCATAAGGCTTGATGAGCTCCGTATAAACAGCATCCTCTTGCAAATCATGCCCATCAATGTATTGTGCTTTTTGAACAGAAGAAGCGAAAGCAATGGCATCCTTTTGATTAAACGATTTAAAAACCTCTAAAGCAATGCATGGTTTTAAAGAAGATTGATACAATGATTTATCCCTTAATTTAGATAAATAAGGTTCTCCGAATTTCACACCGGTCATTTCTTCTAAGCGCGGCAATGCTTTCAAAATATAATCGGCAAAATCACCAATTAACCCTTCCCTGGAACCAACCACCATTCCACCGCTGATAATTTCAAAATCCATTTTTTCAGAATAGGCTTTCTCGATTTTTTGAATCACGGGAGAAAAGCCATAACACCAACCACACAAAGGATCGTAGATATAAATTATTTTAGATTTCATTCTTTTCTTTAATAAACTTCGGTAAACTTAAATTTTTCTTCACCGCAACAATGCGGATTCCTATAATTAACAATGCTGCCAACAAAAAGTTCATATTCCGCTCACAACCAATATAATCAAGTGTTAAATAAGCAATTGCTCCAAACAAACAAGCGGTGGCATATATTTCTTTTTTAAAAATAATCGGAATTTCATTTGTTAATACATCGCGAATCACACCACCCATAACTGCGGAAAACATTCCCATAATGGCCGCAATAACAGGATGAACGCCCAAACTCATGGCCTTTTCAGTTCCTACAATTGTAAACATAGCGATACCAATGGTATCAAATAAAAAGAAGGTCCTGCGCAATTTGATGAGGACTTTAAAGAAAACACTTGCCAGCACCACCCCAATCATAATGGCATATACAAAATTGAGGTCGTTGACCCAAACCAAGGGATAACTGCCTAGAAGAATATCGCGCAAACTACCTCCACCGATGGCGGTGATAAAGCCAATAAACCCTGCTCCAAACCAATCGGGTTGAGCCTTGTCGTTAGCCGCCAATGCCCCTGAAATGGCAAAAAAGCCTGTTCCTAAAACCTCTAAATAATACTGTGTTTGCATCGTTGAATTATGTGCAAAGTTAGTCAAGAATATAGATATGACGAAAATCAATGAAAAATACTTGATATTATGCTTGCATAATAAATAAAAATTATTATGTTTGCATAACAATGTCGAAAAAGCATACAGAAACCGTTGATTCAAAATTAAAATCTGCCTGGCAGATTATTTCCCGCATGTACAATGCAGAGGCAGCCCAATATGGCGGCAGTATTGCCATTGGTCATTTTTTATTGAATATAGACAGTGATGAAGGAGCGTATGCTTCTGACATCGCTCCCAAACTGGGAATGGAGAGTACCTCCCTCTCTCGTATCATCAAAGCACTGGAAGACGAGAAACTCATTATTCGTAAAGCCGATAAAGAAGATAAACGTAAGGTTAAACTTATCTTAACACAAAAGGGGAAAGAAAATAAAGAACTTGCAAAAAAGATTGTCCGCAATTTCAATGCGGAAATAGAAAACAAAATCGGTAAGAACAAAATCGATGAATTTTTGAAAACAGTGAATGACATTATTTCATTGGCTGAAGAAAAAAACAGAACGTTAAAACTTGGTTAACATTATGAATAGAACAATTAAAAAAGTAGCCATTCTTGGTTCGGGTGTAATGGGAAGCAGAATTGCTTGTCATTTTGCAAACATTGGTGTAGAGGTAATTCTATTGGACATTGTGCCCAAAGATGCAACTGCCGATAAAAAGTCTAGAAACAAAATTGTGGACGATGCATTGGCGTTTGCATTAAAATCAAACCCATCACCGATTTATCGCAAAGCATTTGCAAAGCGTATCACAACCGGCAACTTTGATGATAACATGAAAGATATCGCTACTTGCGATTGGATCATTGAAGTGGTGATTGAACGATTAGATATTAAAAAGCAAGTTTTTGATAATGTAGAAAAGTTTCGAAAACCAGGAACATTAATTACATCGAACACTTCCGGTATTCCTATTCATCTAATGAATGAAGGTAGAAGTGAAGATTTTCAAAAACACTTTTGTGGCTCTCACTTTTTTAACCCTCCACGCTATTTAAGATTGTTGGAAATTATTCCTACACCAAAAACTTCACCTGAAGTAGTTGACTTTTTAATGAAGTATGGAGAATTGTATTTAGGAAAAACTACCGTTTTATGTAAAGATACTCCTGCCTTCATCGCCAACAGAATTGGCGTTTACGGAATCATGAGTTTGTTTCACACAGTTGAAAAAATGGGGTTAACCATTGATGAAGTAGATAAATTAACAGGACCGGTTTTAGGCCGACCGAAATCTGCAACCTTCCGTACGTGTGATGTTGTAGGATTAGACACCTTGGTGCACGTTGCCAATGGAGTTGCTGCCAGCTGCCCAAAAGACGAATCCATTGATGTTTTCAAAATCCCTGGTTATGTTTCTAAAATGGTAGAAAATAAATGGCTAGGAAGCAAAACCGAACAAGGGTTTTTCAAAAAAGTAAAAGGTGCCGGTGGAAAATCAGAAATCCATTCCTTGGATTTAAAAACATTGGAATACAAACCATCCGTTAAAGCAAAATTTGCAACCTTAGAAGCAACAAAAACTATCGAAAATCTGCGTGATCGAATGAAAGTATTGTTGGCAGGAAAAGATAAAGCAGGAGATTTTTATCGTACTTCTTTTTATGGATTGTTTGCTTATGTTAGTAACCGTATCCCGGAAATCACAGATGAACTTTATAAAATTGATGCGGCCATGAATGCCGGTTTCGCTTGGGAACTTGGACCATTTGAAGCATGGGACGCACTTGGAGTTGCAGAAACAGTGAAAGCGATGGAAGCTGCAGGAAACAAACCGGCACAATGGATTTACGATATGCTTTCTTCCGGAGCAACTGCTTTTTATAAAGTAGAAAACGGAAGTAAAAAATATTACGACATTCCATCCAAATCTTTTAAAGTAATTCCGGGAACTGAATCATTTATCATCCTAGATAACATTCGTTCCAACAAAACAGTTTGGAAAAACAGTGGTGCCACCTTAACCGACATCGGAGATGGAATTGTGAATTTAGAGTGGAATACAAAAATGAACTCTATTGGTGCTGAAGTAATTGAAGGCATCAACAAATCTATAGAAATCGCTGAAAAAGATTTTAGAGGATTGGTGATCTCGAATGAAGGAGCAAATTTTTCGGCAGGAGCGAATGTGGGAATGATCTTCATGATGGCGGTTGAACAAGAATACGATGAATTAAACTTCGCAATCAAAACATTCCAGAACACCATGATGCGAGTTCGTTACTCTTCAATTCCAGTTGTTGTGGCTCCCCACAATTTAGCATTAGGTGGTGCATGTGAAATGAGTATGCACTCCGACAGAGTTGTCGCGCATGCTGAAACCTATATGGGATTAGTTGAATTTGGAGTTGGCTTAATCCCAGGTGGTGGTGGAACGAAAGAATTCGCAGTTCGTTTATCAGATGAATTACAAGATGGAGATATTGAATTAAATAATTTCCGCGATCGTTTCTTAACCATCGGACAAGCAAAAGTTGGAACATCCGCTTATGAAGCATTCGACTTGGGATATTTAAGAAAAGGAAAAGATGTAGTTGTGATTTCTCGCAACCGCGTTTTATCAGAAGCAAAATTAAATTGTATTGAAATCGCGGAAGCAGGTTATACAAAACCGGCTGCACGAAAAGATATTCGTGTATTAGGAAAACAAGCATTGGGATTAGCTTACTTGGGTGCAAACTCGATGCAAGTTGGAAATTACATTAGCGAGCACGATGTGAAAATCTCTCAAAAATTAGCTTACGTTTTATGTGGTGGTGATTTATCGTCTCCAACATTGGTAAGCGAACAATATTTATTGGATTTGGAACGTGAGGCATTTTTATCGCTTTGCGGAGAAAGAAAAACATTGGAACGCTTACAGTCAATTATCACTGGAGGAAAAATATTACGTAATTAGATATTAGATGTTGGATATTGGACTCAACACAGAAAATCCAAAATCCCAAAATCTAAAATCCAAAATCTTTAAAATATGAACGCATATATTGTAGCTGGTTTTAGAACCGCAGTAGGAAAAGCAAACAGAGGTGGATTTAGATTCACCCGTCCGGATGACTTAGCATCTGATGTCATCAAACATCTAATGGCAAGCGTTCCAAACATTGCCCATGATCAAGTAGATGATTTAATTGTTGGGAATGCAATGCCTGAAGCAGAGCAAGGATTGAACATGGCGAGATTAATTTCGCTGATGGCATTCAATACAGATAAAGTTGCAGGGATGACCGTGAACAGATATTGTGCTTCCGGTTTAGAAACAATTGCAATTGCTGCAGCAAAAATTCATGCAGGCATGGCAGATTGTATTGTTGCAGGTGGAGCAGAAAGCATGAGTTTAATTCCTATGGGTGGCTGGAGAATCGTTCCCCACGCTGGTGTTGCACTCGCACATCCTGATCATTATTGGGGAATGGGATTGACAGCTGAAGCGGTTGCGAATGAATATAAAATTAGCCGTGAAGACCAAGATGCATTTGCTTTCAACTCTCATATGAAAGCGATGAAAGCCATCAAAGATGGTAAATTCAAAGGTGAAATTGTTCCAATCAAAGTTTCTGAAACGTATGTTGATGAAAACGAAAAAAAGAAAACAAGAGATTTTATTGTTGATACAGATGAAGGTCCACGTGCCGACACTACCCTTGAAGCATTGGCAAAGTTAAAACCAGTGTTTGATGCCAAAGGAAGTGTGACTGCAGGAAATTCTTCACAAACAAGTGACGGAGCAGCATTCGTAATGATTGTGAGCGAGAAGTTTTTAAAAGAAAACAATTTAAAACCAATTGCACGCATGGTGAGTTTTGCTGCGGCAGGTGTTCCTCCAAGAATCATGGGAATCGGTCCAG
This sequence is a window from Bacteroidota bacterium. Protein-coding genes within it:
- a CDS encoding DsbA family protein; translated protein: MKSKIIYIYDPLCGWCYGFSPVIQKIEKAYSEKMDFEIISGGMVVGSREGLIGDFADYILKALPRLEEMTGVKFGEPYLSKLRDKSLYQSSLKPCIALEVFKSFNQKDAIAFASSVQKAQYIDGHDLQEDAVYTELIKPYGIDPDSFLQKLNSDEFRMETTNLFKMIQEWGITGFPAVILVKDNQFYLIAKGYVDYENLSNVIEKILAEK
- a CDS encoding 3-hydroxyacyl-CoA dehydrogenase/enoyl-CoA hydratase family protein; this encodes MNRTIKKVAILGSGVMGSRIACHFANIGVEVILLDIVPKDATADKKSRNKIVDDALAFALKSNPSPIYRKAFAKRITTGNFDDNMKDIATCDWIIEVVIERLDIKKQVFDNVEKFRKPGTLITSNTSGIPIHLMNEGRSEDFQKHFCGSHFFNPPRYLRLLEIIPTPKTSPEVVDFLMKYGELYLGKTTVLCKDTPAFIANRIGVYGIMSLFHTVEKMGLTIDEVDKLTGPVLGRPKSATFRTCDVVGLDTLVHVANGVAASCPKDESIDVFKIPGYVSKMVENKWLGSKTEQGFFKKVKGAGGKSEIHSLDLKTLEYKPSVKAKFATLEATKTIENLRDRMKVLLAGKDKAGDFYRTSFYGLFAYVSNRIPEITDELYKIDAAMNAGFAWELGPFEAWDALGVAETVKAMEAAGNKPAQWIYDMLSSGATAFYKVENGSKKYYDIPSKSFKVIPGTESFIILDNIRSNKTVWKNSGATLTDIGDGIVNLEWNTKMNSIGAEVIEGINKSIEIAEKDFRGLVISNEGANFSAGANVGMIFMMAVEQEYDELNFAIKTFQNTMMRVRYSSIPVVVAPHNLALGGACEMSMHSDRVVAHAETYMGLVEFGVGLIPGGGGTKEFAVRLSDELQDGDIELNNFRDRFLTIGQAKVGTSAYEAFDLGYLRKGKDVVVISRNRVLSEAKLNCIEIAEAGYTKPAARKDIRVLGKQALGLAYLGANSMQVGNYISEHDVKISQKLAYVLCGGDLSSPTLVSEQYLLDLEREAFLSLCGERKTLERLQSIITGGKILRN
- a CDS encoding winged helix-turn-helix transcriptional regulator, producing MSKKHTETVDSKLKSAWQIISRMYNAEAAQYGGSIAIGHFLLNIDSDEGAYASDIAPKLGMESTSLSRIIKALEDEKLIIRKADKEDKRKVKLILTQKGKENKELAKKIVRNFNAEIENKIGKNKIDEFLKTVNDIISLAEEKNRTLKLG
- a CDS encoding tetratricopeptide repeat protein, which encodes MSTKKNHKHKPHETKAKEQSPSFSIDKKLVLKLSLVLALVAFLLYSNTLKHQFVLDDYSVIKENQLTKGGTASLKEIFSSSYREGYGNNENNLYRPLSKAMFAIEWQISPDNAHFHHLINVLMYALVCVLLFIVLLRYTKFNIYLLFLTVLIFAAHPIHTEVVANIKSRDEISSMLFILLSLLCIHKYLSTNKILMLIGTLICFFLALLSKESAIVYVALAPLFIYFFTNTSFKNNIKITGALTIVAIVYMMLHVKIIGSIGIDNIPVIDNSLLYTTNVFYQKATAILIMGKYFLLMLFPHPLSCDYSFDTIPLVTSFANIGFLLALFFHVFLLYYAIKKIKEKHLLSFLILFYLVSMALASNIFMLIGTHLAERLLFFPSVAFCLAAVYFLSRLFKMDMADHSAKLNSLFKVNTTLLAIVGVVMVLYSAKTYSRNKDWKSDTTLFGRDLETVPNSAHMLFYYANNLANKDSLNAVKNPIEREQRLIKAQKSITKALQLYELFPDAHNVAGRVYYEQKNYEAAFKSYSRALEMNPGKGMYHNNAGTCLFSVGKFDEAARAFEKAVQIDKYDVDAQCNLGSAYGAMGESYKNQKDMANANKMFLIAIEHFKKATEIDPNYKSAYQFIGITYNNIGDTANGDIWLKKAARIK
- a CDS encoding AMP-binding protein is translated as MVAKVKAASSNVPSIKGVYAFDKVDGAKSWMELVNDGKQNPKVNEIEAIKNSIQPNDLFSILYTSGTTGNPKGVMLSHNNLISNSIACQVLAPFEHTWIGLSFLPLNHVYERMLSTLYFYLGVSVYYAESIETIGDNLKEVKPQIFGTVPRLLEKVYDKIVAKGEEQTGIKKKLFFWALDLGLRYELNGANGWWYEFQLKIANKLIFSKWREALGGNVVAVASGGAALQPRLARVFQAARIIVLEGYGLTETSPVIAVNNFLPNGIKFGTVGPLIDKVSVKIAEDGEILVKGPNVMLGYYNRPDATAEVMDSEGWFHTGDIGIFEENRFLKITDRKKEIFKTSGGKYIAPVMIENKLKESPFIEQVMVIGENQKFASALIVPAFIFLKEYCKRKEIEFTSNEEVIKNPIIIARINKEVEKTNATLAQYEKIKRPALLSREWSIDKNEMTPKLSLKRKVIMAANKEIIESIYAAE
- a CDS encoding acetyl-CoA C-acyltransferase — translated: MNAYIVAGFRTAVGKANRGGFRFTRPDDLASDVIKHLMASVPNIAHDQVDDLIVGNAMPEAEQGLNMARLISLMAFNTDKVAGMTVNRYCASGLETIAIAAAKIHAGMADCIVAGGAESMSLIPMGGWRIVPHAGVALAHPDHYWGMGLTAEAVANEYKISREDQDAFAFNSHMKAMKAIKDGKFKGEIVPIKVSETYVDENEKKKTRDFIVDTDEGPRADTTLEALAKLKPVFDAKGSVTAGNSSQTSDGAAFVMIVSEKFLKENNLKPIARMVSFAAAGVPPRIMGIGPVAAIPKALKLAGMNLGQIDLIELNEAFASQSLAVCRELDINQDIVNVNGGAISLGHPLGCSGAKLSVQLFSELKRQNKKYGIVSMCVGTGQGAAGIFEML
- a CDS encoding trimeric intracellular cation channel family protein encodes the protein MQTQYYLEVLGTGFFAISGALAANDKAQPDWFGAGFIGFITAIGGGSLRDILLGSYPLVWVNDLNFVYAIMIGVVLASVFFKVLIKLRRTFFLFDTIGIAMFTIVGTEKAMSLGVHPVIAAIMGMFSAVMGGVIRDVLTNEIPIIFKKEIYATACLFGAIAYLTLDYIGCERNMNFLLAALLIIGIRIVAVKKNLSLPKFIKEKNEI